A region from the Fusarium musae strain F31 chromosome 1, whole genome shotgun sequence genome encodes:
- a CDS encoding hypothetical protein (EggNog:ENOG41), whose translation MLPKCVEDAALAGEAYQRQRPIARISNYFPVTEDTATSIGSIDYDYRLQLLEAQFFLFWDEKEKRGWLINGATALLHAVEECVTPDVNGASRSALLFRGHAFEKGYKGCSPLVVQILNDRKYQKLPLYGEGNSHTTVGDKIKELCSIFEYFVDLQNHSKTTDRLHGKSRKYLEGWDFEDVVSNFRTFHARQTTLETLGMEWVDFIRAIKAVTLFGQGFGEIIQPHKTCREWTTLPKGKYYIATLISDLRKVLKEHGHCGDGHLRLGNNLIWHSATSGSDFCKCDELGQQMGGRHRCEPVQVCFPLNLAESLKARKKKIPDINEGALIFGHHSQFPWFWDDVGFPKKRQDIEALYFPRTIEKSITLSSDSGIGSSMSRSQVETPDRQRSRSQDSFAEPSWKKQKTATTTFPVEANSPANQHETYVGIICALPHELAAVRATFDVILEKYKKVEGDTNYYFTGKIAHHNVVATCLPKMGTNNAASTAKDMSRSYNPSLCLLVGIGGGVPSAKHDIRLGDVVVGNSVVQYDFGSETEADFQIKDRVLQSSPSDVENLVSSLCSDPVLIRSSIDRYLGEITAKEGMAHYCHPGHERDILDQCCSACRSVHQPCEHFREREQRMDSGVRVHYGKIASGNKVIKRAAFRDEIAAKYDVKCFEMEAAGIANTMPYLVVRGISDYCDGNKNDDWHEHAAATAAAYAKLLLSKYHK comes from the coding sequence ATGCTCCCAAAATGTGTTGAGGATGCGGCCCTTGCTGGGGAAGCTTACCAGAGACAACGTCCCATCGCAAGAATATCCAACTACTTCCCTGTTACAGAGGACACGGCCACATCAATAGGTTCAATCGACTATGATTACCGACTCCAGCTATTGGAAGCACAATTCTTCCTTTTTTGGGACGAGAAAGAGAAGCGAGGATGGCTTATCAACGGTGCTACTGCCTTGTTACATGCTGTGGAAGAATGCGTTACACCTGATGTAAACGGCGCTTCCCGCTCTGCTTTGTTATTCAGGGGGCATGCCTTCGAGAAGGGATACAAAGGCTGTAGCCCATTAGTTGTTCAGATTCTAAATGACAGGAAATACCAGAAACTTCCACTGTACGGTGAAGGAAACAGTCACACCACCGTTGGGGACAAGATCAAAGAGCTGTGCAGCATATTCGAGTACTTCGTCGATCTGCAAAACCACTCAAAAACCACAGACAGGCTCCATGGCAAGTCCCGAAAGTATCTGGAGGGCTGGGATTTTGAGGATGTAGTCAGCAACTTCAGGACGTTTCATGCACGACAGACTACCCTAGAAACACTGGGGATGGAGTGGGTTGACTTCATCCGCGCTATCAAAGCTGTGACCCTTTTTGGGCAAGGTTTTGGTGAGATCATTCAGCCACACAAAACCTGCAGGGAATGGACCACCCTGCCGAAAGGGAAATACTATATTGCAACGCTCATCTCTGATCTGCGTAAGGTGTTGAAAGAGCATGGGCACTGTGGTGATGGCCATCTACGACTTGGCAACAATTTGATATGGCATTCTGCAACGTCTGGATCTGACTTTTGCAAATGCGATGAACTGGGTCAACAGATGGGTGGACGCCACCGTTGCGAGCCAGTGCAGGTATGCTttcccttgaacttggctgaATCTCTAAaagcaaggaagaagaaaataccAGACATTAATGAGGGTGCTCTGATATTTGGCCATCACTCTCAGTTTCCATGGTTTTGGGATGATGTCGGTTTTCCCAAGAAACGGCAAGACATTGAAGCCCTTTACTTCCCAAGAACAATTGAAAAAAGCATCACCTTATCGTCCGATAGCGGTATTGGTTCGTCTATGTCGAGATCCCAGGTTGAAACTCCGGATCGGCAGAGGTCGAGGTCGCAAGATAGCTTTGCTGAGCcatcatggaagaagcagaagacgGCAACTACTACATTTCCAGTCGAAGCCAACTCTCCCGCAAATCAGCATGAAACTTACGTGGGTATCATATGTGCTTTACCACACGAGCTAGCGGCAGTCAGAGCAACATTCGATGTGATACTGGAGAAATACAAGAAAGTCGAGGGTGACAcaaactattactttactggCAAGATTGCTCACCATAACGTTGTGGCGACGTGCCTCCCAAAGATGGGAACAAATAATGCGGCATCGACTGCGAAGGATATGAGCCGCAGCTACAATCCGTCGCTATGTCTTCTAGTCGGCATTGGTGGAGGCGTGCCTTCGGCAAAGCACGATATACGGCTCGGCGATGTGGTTGTAGGGAACTCCGTTGTCCAGTATGACTTTGGCAGTGAGACAGAGGCGGATTTCCAAATCAAAGACCGTGTTCTGCAAAGCTCGCCGAGTGATGTGGAAAACCTCGTCAGCTCGCTGTGCTCCGACCCAGTTCTCATACGCAGCTCAATTGACCGCTACCTGGGCGAGATCACCGCTAAGGAAGGTATGGCTCATTACTGTCATCCAGGGCACGAACGAGACATTCTTGATCAGTGCTGCTCAGCCTGTCGCTCAGTACATCAACCATGCGAGCATTTCAGAGAGCGAGAGCAACGGATGGATTCTGGGGTTAGGGTTCACTATGGAAAGATTGCATCAGGCAATAAGGTCATCAAGCGTGCAGCATTCCGAGATGAGATCGCGGCGAAGTATGACGTCAAGTGCTTCGAGATGGAGGCTGCTGGCATTGCCAACACAATGCCGTACCTTGTAGTTCGGGGTATTAGCGATTACTGTGATGGGAACAAGAACGACGACTGGCATGAGCATGCAgcggcaacagcagcagcatacGCTAAGCTACTACTCAGTAAATATCATAAGTAG
- a CDS encoding hypothetical protein (EggNog:ENOG41), producing MDLCTVKAKRQPQEVLKELKDCDIFHFAGHGETDETNPLESQLRLEDWTDTVLGSVRSVKSQAAGQSTIPGLCGTSQIKDKRLIDESLHLISACRLAGFRHVVAALREAGDEPCVNVAETVYQELKDSGMDNGSVCRGLHNAVRKLCNNWVTDARMWAVKKSAASVKDGESDSKDGLSGGRSARDIVPLDEEENERPAPRVVYVHHGSI from the coding sequence ATGGATCTCTGTACTGTAAAAGCAAAAAGACAACCTCAGGAAGTCCTCAAAGAACTGAAGGACTGTGACATTTTCCACTTTGCCGGTCACGGCGAGACGGATGAGACAAACCCGCTCGAGAGTCAGCTACGTCTTGAGGATTGGACAGACACAGTCCTTGGCAGTGTTCGATCTGTTAAATCTCAAGCTGCGGGACAATCCACCATTCCTGGCCTTTGCGGAACGAGTCAGATTAAGGATAAACGGCTGATAGATGAGAGTCTGCACTTGATCAGTGCATGCAGATTGGCTGGTTTTAGGCATGTGGTCGCAGCACTCCGggaggctggtgatgagccATGCGTCAATGTTGCGGAGACAGTTTACCAGGAGTTGAAAGATTCTGGTATGGATAATGGATCTGTGTGTCGAGGGTTGCATAACGCTGTTCGGAAGCTTTGTAATAATTGGGTTACGGATGCTCGTATGTGGGCGGTCAAAAAGTCCGCTGCGAGCGTCAAAGATGGCGAAAGTGACTCTAAAGATGGATTGAGCGGCGGGAGATCGGCAAGGGATATCGTGCCgctggatgaggaggagaatgagaGGCCTGCTCCTCGGGTTGTTTATGTGCATCATGGAAGTATATAG
- a CDS encoding hypothetical protein (EggNog:ENOG41) — translation MAYLGMLRFQVLIIVLLANALYVQGRRGGGGGSDYDGGSSGGGGSSDGDSGGDSGPSPEEKARSDPCRMEIGHISPIWLHRWIGTYYNGTVEISLELDRCNGTCQKSESKANWELTGVLAILDPFHSAAGNSRPYIPRPKNPFLGVLYGWPKDTNQSELLAQRDDTFLPPPVNLAMETVSDFHYKEVMYGLDPSDTVSRSNPTCRVQNVTNTDNGYQFECAYDGLGVYRATDSSQFSSPVLNSNGSNHLLVEPANNTMLSGSFDPQSAEFQWKGPFHAFAGTFGKDSIRKSYSTDRNRINEDETAYTGDFTVLFRGTVDLEHSHEMVVKNGRDVSWDKDKEKVKNITYCSAASGRLSYQLWGLGLFLSLLLIV, via the exons ATGGCATATCTCGGAATGCTTCGATTCCAGGTCTTGATTATTGTGCTCCTTGCAAATGCGCTCTATGTGCAGGGGCGtcgaggtggaggaggcggcaGCGACTACGACGGCGGATCAAGCGGCGGTGGAGGAAGCAGTGACGGCGACAGTGGCGGTGACAGTGGTCCTAGCCCCGAGGAAAAAGCGCGTAGTGACCCGTGTCGGATGGAAATTGGTCATATCAGTCCAATATGGCTGCATCGCTGGATTGGCACGTACTATAACGGAACAGTA GAAATTTCGCTCGAGCTCGATCGTTGCAACGGGACCTGCCAGAAGTCAGAGAGTAAGGCCAACTGGGAGCTGACAGGCGTGCTGGCTATACTAGATCCTTTCCATTCCGCTGCAGGCAATTCAAGACCTTATATCCCACGCCCCAAGAATCCCTTTCTTGGCGTTCTCTATGGCTGGCCCAAGGACACCAACCAGTCCGAGCTCCTCGCACAGCGGGACGATACATTCCTCCCGCCGCCGGTTAACCTCGCCATGGAAACCGTATCAGACTTCCACTACAAGGAAGTCATGTATGGGCTCGATCCGTCCGATACTGTGAGCCGGAGCAACCCAACCTGCCGGGTGCAGAACGTAACCAATACGGACAACGGATACCAATTTGAATGCGCATATGATGGGCTTGGAGTCTACAGAGCAACCGACAGCAGCCAGTTCTCATCTCCAGTACTCAACTCCAACGGAAGCAACCACCTTTTGGTAGAACCTGCAAACAACACTATGCTCTCTGGAAGCTTTGATCCTCAGTCAGCTGAGTTCCAATGGAAGGGTCCCTTTCACGCGTTTGCTGGAACATTTGGTAAAGATTCCATAAGGAAGTCTTACTCAACCGATCGTAACCGTATAAACGAAGATGAAACGGCTTATACTGGTGATTTTACAGTTCTCTTTAGAGGTACAGTGGACCTCGAGCATAGCCATGAAATGGTGGTTAAAAACGGGCGTGATGTGAGCTGGGATAAGGATAAAGAAAAGgttaaaaatattacttattgcTCTGCGGCGTCTGGAAGATTGTCTTACCAGCTATGGGGGCTCGGTTTATTTCTGTCTTTGCTTTTGATAGTTTAA
- a CDS encoding hypothetical protein (EggNog:ENOG41) → MEGYPEQESIETLLLCPAEVVETGGRVSSQDNQAYDADAVGEILNSLTYNNLRHDIRVDSRIKTELFAHQKEAVDFISKRETGTFPSKLSLWKYNSTDADDTW, encoded by the exons ATGGAGGGTTATCCGGAGCAAGAATCGATTGAAACTCTCCTTCTATGCCCAGCAGAAGTGGTGGAGACCGGAGGCCGGGTTTCTAGCCAAGATAATCAAGCTTATGATGCAGATGCGGTTGGTGAAATCCTTAATTCACTAACGTACAATAATCTCCGCCATGACATTCGAGTCGATAGCCGCATTAAGACGGAGCTTTTCGC ACACCAAAAGGAAGCAGTCGATTTTATTTCCAAGCGAGAGACTGGTACCTTTCCCTCCAAACTCAGCCTCTGGAAGTATAACAGCACCGATGCGGATGATACTTGGTAA
- a CDS encoding hypothetical protein (EggNog:ENOG41) has protein sequence MASLPMQGTNPLQVWWGTAEGAIETVQPPNPEPSLFVGPSTIPDTGSCLASISISYTSQQLWWITETGAIDGLIYDDYIWAPPGTGAGEAIPFNVAGTASTTNGGSMTGLVLEGNTGVILFWVDPNGAIAYSRWFATSGWQAVLDALPQGTASAATQLSALSVGSSVYLFCVSPSGAVVGASWTNASSDGNLGWMSQFTVPSSGTAAPGGGLASFSVSTKEIAVVWTTAQNNIEMSLIYGVLHMVDWTVKRSQEDERGSHQAPSNINPRLACIRGPWAWFL, from the exons ATGGCCAGTCTGCCCATGCAAGGAACAAACCCTTTGCAGGTCTGGTGGGGAACCGCTGAAGGAGCCATTGAAACAGTTCAGCCTCCCAACCCGGAACCCAGCCTATTTGTTGGCCCATCGACAATTCCTGATACAGGGTCTTGTCTAGCTTCAATATCTATCAGCTATACAAGCCAACAGCTTTGGTGGATCACAGAAACCGGGGCTATTGATGGGCTAATTTATGACGATTATATATGGGCGCCTCCCGGGACGGGAGCTGGCGAAGCAATTCCTTTCAACGTAGCTGGTACAGCTTCTACAACCAATGGTGGTTCCATGACCGGTCTCGTGTTGGAGGGCAATACTGGGGTAATCCTTTTCTGGGTTGATCCTAACGGTGCCATCGCATACTCCAGATGGTTTGCGACCTCGGGCTGGCAGGCTGTCTTGGATGCGCTTCCTCAGGGAACAGCAAGCGCTGCTACTCAGCTGTCTGCCCTGTCTGTCGGCAGTAGTGTCTATCTGTTCTGTGTTTCTCCAAGTGGTGCAGTTGTCGGTGCCAGTTGGACTAACGCCTCCTCGGACGGTAATTTGGGTTGGATGTCCCAGTTTACAGTTCCGTCATCTGGCACTGCGGCGCCTGGGGGTGGATTGGCTTCCTTCAGCGTAAGCACAAAGGAGATTGCGGTTGTATGGACCACGGCACAGAATAACATCGAAATGTCTCTTATTTACGGTG TGCTCCATATGGTGGATTGGACAGTCAAGCGATCTCAGGAGGACGAACGTGgatctcaccaagctccaAGCAACATCAACCCCCGATTGGCCTGTATTCGAGGACCTTGGGCCTGGTTCTTGTAA